The following is a genomic window from Anopheles aquasalis chromosome 3, idAnoAquaMG_Q_19, whole genome shotgun sequence.
ACGTGCTCATAGTGGAAAGTTCTTCGAGCAAttcgaaaaacacaaatggcacatttgcataaaacggATGAAAGCACACCATGGGCctacgcacacagacactcagacacatacacatgggAACGCCCGGGGAACGCCTTTCTATGGCTGCCAGCATGCCAGTCCAACCCCAGCCCAGCATAATCATGTTCCACGAATGGACCTGATCCGCCCGAATCCGATCACACTCTCCGGAACGAAgcgtacggaacggaacattaGGGTACTCGAATAGTTTGCAGGCTCGCATCGCGGCCACCCGacgtttgtggtgctggtggtggtggtttgctgatCGGCTTAATTGAAACCGCCCACGATGAAGGTGTGCAAACACTTTATGCAtaccattctctctctttccccctcCTTTGGGACCGTTTAGGAGTTGGCGCTTTAAAACCATTCCAGGACGATTAACTTTTCAACGCACGGTACGAGCGAGATGGCGAAAAATGGAGGTTATTACGTTCTATTAAACAATCCGGCACCAGTGTTGAAGGTTGCTCTTGTGTCCTTTCTCATTGATCCGTGTGctcagcctgcctgcctgttgcTTTCCGACAATCGGCAGTCGAATGCCTGCCAAACACATATCCACAATCTTCTGATCGTGTGATGGCGCTGGTATTACAAAACTCTCTCCAAACCGAAAGACTCGCTCCGGAGTCTCCAGGACGACGAAACTCGATAGCAGATCTTTCGGCGAAGGTCAAAAGGAAGCACTTTTCAACGggagtttcccggaaaaaccgggaaaacaaacaaacaactgctAGATAGTACTACTTTGGACTATGTACGGCATTCCCGAAATAGCGGGCAGAGGATGCTCCGTAGGCTTACTAGGAATAAACCTGAGACCTGTGGCTTGGCCCACCGAACTTcggacggaaccggaacagcagAAAGCCAAACATTACGGTCCAGTTGACCAGTTCCGCCTCTTCTGTTGCTTGCTTTGCATATTCCAAGCGAAGAGCAGAGCAGTGGATGCTTTCCCGCTTTAACGCTTCgccagcagaaggagaagccTGGGCGTACCCTGGGTTGATCGATTGGTGGATCGAACATCGCACCGGAAACGCATCATtttccgtttgatgtttttacGGTGCCAGCGGACCCGGATGTGGAAGTGAACGCTTCTGTGCGCGCGTATTAAAAATCGGACAGATGTCTCGTAGCTTTCGTTCCCTTGTTTCAGCCAGCCACAGCCCAACGAGCATCAATGCTCGACGTACGCAAAAGGTCAAACCGTGGCGTCCGAGCCTGATGATGGGCCGGTGATGAAGTGACGcggaaaatgttgttttgcCGAAACGCAAGGAACCGCGACAGTGTAAGGCGACGTCGTTTGTTTGAAGTTCTTCTAGTCGCGGCGCTGGCATGTACGTGATATATGCTCCCCATTGGGGGGCCATGCTCTGCTCTCCTCTCTTCTCGAGCATCTCGAGCTACGATATGCCAGCAGTTTAATCGCACTTGATGCCCTCCAGAagcgtcaccaccatcaccaccatggtGATGAGAGTGATCGTTACATAATTCACCATCAATCACACCACTGCGGAACTCTGGATGATAGACACCACGGTCGGCCAGCCACGCCGATGCCACCCAGGTCGATGGctcactgactggctggctggctggtgtgacGTACGTGCTACCGATGTGCGTATATCAATAAGCATTAAAGTAGCGCTTCTGCCGCAGTTGACGCAACGGTTGCCTGCTACCAGCAAGGATCGCAGGCACTAGCACGTTGTCCGCAACATTTGCACCAGACGCACCTCACCCAACATGGTCCATCCTCCCGCAAAACCGTTTTCATCTTACTTTTGTTTATCTTCCACTTACTTCGAATATGATTATCTACcgagcggcagcggcatcgaatggaaattaatctttctttttttctttctcgaaGCACAACACTGCCACATCAACTACCATCAACGGTATAAGCTGACGTTTGCGATGCTCTTTTTAGCGCACAAGGTGGCGCTTGGTGTGTGCTTTGTTGCGGGGGAAAATTTTCGGGGTGCGTGCGGTTTCCGTTAAAGAGCACCGGTATCGCTGCGTCGAGAGTCAAGTGGATCTTTGccttgttttttgcttcctctgAATAACCTGACGGCAAGCTCTCAATGAGCCGCTTGTTATCTTCTGCATGACACTGAGCGTGGCTTAATTcaatatataaataaataccattcaatataaataataaacaacACGAACAACACACAACTCGAAGGGCCGCCGGGACTGGGAGATCTACTTTCTTCCACTCTGGCGCACACTCCGGGCAAACTCTTCCATCCAGCAACcgttatcgtcatcatcaaacagCAGTTACTCTACTCATCCGCTTACAATTAAGAACTGACAAAAGTCATGGAGTCAGGGGAGAGGGAGCGAAAGGAAGTTTTGTAAATGGATCCTAGCAGTGGCAAGGCTACAATCACACCAATGCGTCTCGCAGCATATTCATGCCCAGAAAGAGGATTAAAGAGGCAGCAGATATGGCACGTTCATGCCCCACATTGGCTCTCAATTCGAGCTGCTTAATTCCATCCTTACATCTGTTGCCTTACATAATTTGATTGTGCCCTTGCACAATCCACTTTCAACATCCTTAAAGACTTCAAATAGGCGAAGCATACATTTCGTTGGAATTCTCTTCCAATAAGCCTCTACTAGAAGTGTATCATGTTGTTTGATGTTCTTCAAGTTCGCCTAAAAACCCTTATGGATTCCTGCAATTTATTATCTTTCTTGTTACGTCGCATCGTCAAATCAAACGTTATGTCAGAATGGTACAAATGGTTTTTATCACaccaaaaaaatccaacagaGAGAAACTCTCACCAGATTacccaaaaattcaaaacccTTCGCTTGTCCGAGGTACAACGACCTCGGCCTGTGACTAATATCGACGCATCGTTGCCCGGATCCAGGCCACATAGTCGGACACCTTAGCGTACCCATCGGGGTTACCCGAGCCGCAGTagttgatgatgaagttgGCCACCCCGACGAGCTCGTTGTTCATCACGGCCGGTCCACCCGAATCGCCCTAGAAAATCCACGTGGCAGTGAAAGTGACTTATTGCTACGGCACGAAAACAAACTTCCCGACCCACCACTTACATTACAAGCACCGTTGTTCACTGGTGAGGTGAAACATATCAGACCACTGGGAATACCGGTGACTGCGGCACACCGTTGACCGGCCAGTACGGTGCCACGGTTCAAGCGAAGCCAGTTCGATACCGGCCCACCGGAGTAGATACGACCCCAGCCGGAAATGATGACCTCACTCCCGGCCGGCACCTCCGCAGTACGTAGGGCAATCGGTCTAACGGTGCTACTAGTGGCCAACGgttgctggagcagcagcagcgctacaTCGTTCCGGAAGTTACCGTAACGCTCGTGTGGCAGCACCCGAGCGACGGCTCGCCGCACTCCACCGGTATTCAAATTAATCGTTCCGGCCAGTACCGTGAGGGAGGCGGCTGGAATACTGCGTGAAACGAGAGAATCTGAGCCGTGTGTCGACGGAGTAATACACGAGACTTTCAAGAGAGAGATACTTACAGCACACCATCCCTGTAGACACAGTGAGCCGCCGTGAGGATCCAGCGTGCGTCAATCAACGAACCACCGCAACCGAGCGTACCCGACCGTAGCAGTGCCACCTGATAGGGCAGTTGCCCTACCGAagccaccgaaccaccgacgaTGCGTGAGGATTTGAAAATGGTGCCTGGACCTCCGGCTACCACCCGGTTCTGCTCATTGTGATGGAACCGCTGCCCATTCACAGCCTCGGCcaaacagcacagcaacacTAACACCaccgtagcagcaacagcagcgctgGCCAGCATCTGCTTCGCCATCGCGTTGAAAGGACGTTTGGAATCCTTTTGGGAGGGAGCGAAAAGTAGCGAAGTAGAGAGTACTTGCACGGTGTGTTCGGGCGGCGCACGGCGTAAGACTAGCATCCAGCTCGCACCGCCGTAGCCGTTTATTTATCACGGGATGCCCCTCTTTAACGCCGGGTGACTGATACGCTTCGTTCTAGCTGCCGCTTGTCTGGTTTCCGAGCCAACCACGCTCGAGAGGTTGCCGTGCGCCGCCAGACATCAAACATCTCGTCACTGTCCGGTCTCCGGTGccgggtccggtccggtccggtgtggtggtggtggtggtggtaagcgagcgaaccaaacTCAtccactcatctccgccggCACTtggggacgatgatgacgtgGTGCGGAgaggctgctactgctgctcggtggctgCTATCTATTGCTGGCCAAGGATTGGTAGCGGCAGTACAGGTTGAAGGTagttcccggggggggggccgaTGGACACAAAACAAGGTCGTAAGATCTTTCCACCAGCTTTGTACGGAAGGTACGATTGGAGAAACAGAAGGTCAACTTCGGTTAAATGGCCACCCGGGGCCTTGCTGGTAGAAGTTGCCGGCAGtttccacaaaacaacaaagtaTTGACGATGAGTGTTGAGTATTTGGCGACAAGTCCTACGTGTCCCATGTTCTTCGGCCACAGGTCCCACTTGTCCCACGCGTGCTGAACACTGAACTTGCAAActaacgtcgtcgtcatcgtcgttgtcgtcgtttgttATGCAAATACACATGCCCACTGGTTCACGAGCGATAAGATAAAAAGTTCTTCAAGATCAAACGTGTGCAGCGAGCGGAAAGTGGAGGAACGGAAGTTGGCCTAGGAGGAGTTCAGAAACTGGCCACTCAGTGGCAGTGGCTCCAAAACACGAGATGTGGAAGTTaagacaagagagagagagcacacacGAGGTGCAGTGGTAATAGTAGACCGTGTTGATGATTTTGCGCTTCCATCGTGCGATAAGATAAGCTtccggtttgtgtttttgtttccacccccccccccccccccccccggtattTTCTCCCTCCCCGTAGTCGGAGACTGTTTCGTGGTGGACATGATTGGGTTGCGTGAACCTGCGGTGACCTCGGCGACGCTGACTCAGAGTGAGGGAGCGTGCAGGAGCTTTCAGGCGCGTAGGATTGTTTGTgatggcgatgcgatgcgtagCGAGGTATACTTACCAGGTAGTAATCCGCTATTCCCAGAACACATCAAACATTCTTTTTCCATATGAACTTCCACACCGCCGGTCGCATGGCATCGTGTTCCGTGTGCTGGATGAGAACGGTTCGGCTTCTTTTCGCGATTCACCATTCCGGATTTCCGGTCCAGTGGTGCGAGGCCATAAAGTTTAAATTATGTTGGGGATTTGCGTGCCTTCATCACTCACGTGCGCACGGATGGGTTGGATGgggtttttctaatttaattttgtttccatGCGAGCGCCCGGTCCATGGCGTGGCAGTCCCCGGACC
Proteins encoded in this region:
- the LOC126577938 gene encoding serine protease SP24D-like; the protein is MLVLRRAPPEHTVQVLSTSLLFAPSQKDSKRPFNAMAKQMLASAAVAATVVLVLLCCLAEAVNGQRFHHNEQNRVVAGGPGTIFKSSRIVGGSVASVGQLPYQVALLRSGTLGCGGSLIDARWILTAAHCVYRDGVLIPAASLTVLAGTINLNTGGVRRAVARVLPHERYGNFRNDVALLLLQQPLATSSTVRPIALRTAEVPAGSEVIISGWGRIYSGGPVSNWLRLNRGTVLAGQRCAAVTGIPSGLICFTSPVNNGACNGDSGGPAVMNNELVGVANFIINYCGSGNPDGYAKVSDYVAWIRATMRRY